The nucleotide window attgttcttcaccaacaccgtcaccacgccgtcgtgctgccggaactcatctactacttcgcccctcttgctggatcgagaaggagaggacatcaccgagccgaatgtgtgcagaactcggaggtgccgtgctttcggtacttggatcggtcggacgtgaggacgtacgactacatcaaccgcgttgatataacgcttctgcgaacggtctacgagggtacgtagacgacactctcccctcccgttgctatgcatcaccatgatcttgcgtgtgcgtaggaaatttttgaaattactacgttccccaacactgggTACGGTAATTTATTTACCGTTTTTTCAGTGTTTCAGTCCACCGATTGATGGGTGGACACAGGTGCAGgtgttcatgtgtgtgctgacattTCATTGTTTTCTTCTTATCAAGTCACAGGCCACGGGTCCGTATTGATGATGAATGGCGCGagtgcttctgttcatggtgttggcacggtcgatctgaagtttacttcgggaaggatcgtgcagctgaagaacgtgcagcatgtccccgccatcaagaaacctcgttagtggctcccttctatgtagaGAAGGGTTTAAGTTGGTTTTTGAGTCTAATAAATTAGTTGTTACGAAATATGGACTCTTTGTTGGAAAAGGTTATGAGAGCGGAGGGATGTTCCGCCTTTCCCTCGCAGATTTTTGTAATAAAGTCGTGAACAATATTCATTCGAATGTTAATGAATCTGAAGTTTGGCATTCATGTCTTTGTCACATTAGTTTCGTGTTATGACGCGACTAGCCAAGTTGGATTTAATCCCGAGTTTCACCTTAGCCAAAGGTTCTAAGTTCCTTTCAtctgtgcaagctaagcaacctcgcaagcctCACAAGGCTGCGGAGAAGAGACACTTGGCACCAttagaactcatacattctgatctttgtgagatgaatggtgtgttgactaaaggtggaaagaaatacttcatgacgttgatagatgattccactagatattgctatgtgtatctattaaatactaaagatgaggctctacactactttaaaATTTATAAGGCAGAAGTCGAGAATCaacttgaaaagaaaattaaaTGAGTCCAATCAGATCATGGTGGAGAGTACTTCTCGAGTGAGTTTGACTCCTTTTGTGTGGAACACGTcattattcatgagaggacgcctccctattcaacccagtcaaacggggttgccgagcagaacaaccgtactctaactgatttggttaacgccatgttagatacatcgggtttatccaaggcatggtggggggaggctatattgacggcatgtcatgtcctgaataaagttccgaCAAAGGATAATGAGATCACTCCCTATGAGAAATGGGCGAAGAGAAGGACAACACTTTCGTACTTGCGTACTTGGGGCTGTTTAGCGAAAGTTAATGTGTCGATCCccaaaaagcgtaagcttggaccCAAGACTGTGGACTGCGTTAATTTAGGCTATGCTAAGAACAacgttggctatagatttctagtagtgaaatctgaggtacctgaccagaaggttggtacaattatggagtctaagggtgctacattctttgaggatatttttcctatgagagatatgcaaagcacTTCCATACAGGAATCTGAGGAGACTCCTGAGCCTGCCATTCCTATGAATTATTATGAACAAACACATGATGAAAATTCTGAGGATGACGAGGAAACCCTTGGTAggggcaagagacaaaggactgcaaagacctttggtgatgatttcttcgtgtacctcgtggatgatactcccacttctatttcagaagcgtatgcctctccagaagctgactactggaaggatgcggtccgtagcgagatggattccatcatggctaacgggacatgggagatcactgagcgtccctatggttgcaaaccattaggatgtaagtgggtgttcaaaaagaagcttaggcccgatggtacgattgaaaagtacaaggctaggcttgtggccaagggctatgaccagaaagaagaggaagatttcttcgacacttattcacctgtggctagactgaccaccattcgagtattactctcgttggcagcctcgcatggtcttctcgtccaccagatggatgttaagacggcTTTTCTGAATGGAGAGCTAAACGAGGAAATCTACATGCAACAGCCAGATGGCTTTGTGATAGATGGTCAGGAAAGAAAGGTGTGTAGGTTGCTGAAATCTTTATATGGCCTGAAGCAAgcacctaagcaatggcatgataagtttaatataactctgacatctgttggtttcgttgttaatgaggtcgacaaatgtgtatactatcgccatggtgggggcgaaggagttatactgtgcttgtatgttgatgacatactgatattcggaaccaacctcaaagtcattgaggaggtcaagtCGTTTCCGTctcagaactttgagatgaaagaccttggtgtggctgatgttatcttgaacatcaagctactgagagataatgagggtgggattacacttctgcaatcccactatgttgagaaggtgttgagtcgttttggatattcggattgcacaccatctcaaacaccatatgatcctagcgtGTTGATTCGAAAGTCCAAAGGCACGACTAtagatcaattgagatactctCAAATCATTGGTTCACTGATGTACCTAGCGAGCGCAACGAGGCCCGACATCGCGTTTGTTGTGAGCAAACTGAGCCAGTTTGTTTCCAAACCGGGTGATGTACATTGGCATGTCGTTGAACGAGTTATGCGCTATCTGAAAGGTACTATGAACTATGGACTTCACTATACCGGAGACCCGtcggtacttgaagggtatagtgatgcaaattggatctctgatgctgatgagatgaaggccACAACTGGGTATATGTTCATTCTTGGAGGTGGCGCCGTTTCCTGGAAGTCCTGCAAGCAAATGATCTTAAcaagatcgacaatggaagcagaattaaCGGCATTAGACACATCTGGTGTTGAAGCGAGATGGCTTCGAGATCTTTTGATGGACTTGCCATTAGTTGATAATCCGGTTCcggctatccttatgaactgtgacaatcagactgtcatcaccaaggtgaagagttcaaaggacaacatgaagtccaCCAAACACATAAGAATGAGATTAAAAGCTGTCAGAAAATTAAGAAACTCCGGAGTGATAGTGTTGGACTATGTCCATAtggctaagaatctggcagatccctttacGAAAGGGTTATCACGCgttgtgatagataatgcatcgagggagatgtgtatgagacccacatgagttgccatggtggtaacccaacctatgtgatcggagatcccgtgaagtaggacCTGAGAAAACAAGCCAGTGGTGAACTGAGGAGACTAACTATACTAACCCACTGCGTTGGAGATACAATACTCTCAAGACTGTATGGTAGGATGACTATTGTCTTAATGAGTTCCAAAGCTTATGTAAGCAAGATGCTTTCCTACTGAGCGATCTTTAGAGGAACACACCTATGTGAGCCTGACTGCTGGTCACGGTCTATGAGATTGGGATgatctctagtaaactcatgaataGGCCAGGAGTGTGACTTATATGCTCCACCCGGGGGGTCAGCCTTCGGCAGCCCACTACTAGTAAGACATGTGGTGAAACTTCTTtacgccaaactgacaattcaagcCATAGTTCATTGTTTAGTTGTGAAGGAGTGTAGCTATTTGCTCTAGGTGAAGCTCAACCTTAACAGGTCTTCACTGAAACACTGGTATATCGAAACAACAATTGGAATAGAGAACACAATGGCCCCTTGAGATCTGATGGGGGATtgctgaaatttgagatgggctcTAGGCCCATATAGCAATTTCTGAAAAATCTCTGAGGGCCCATGTGGGTTTATTAGCACTAGGTGGAGTGGGAAGTTTAGTCTCACCCCGGAAGTGGAAGAcaagttggacctctttataagggtttctcttctacatgctattgAAGCTTGAGAAGAGATGAGGGTTTAATTGCTTGACTGAATATCAGTATGTGTTTATTTATGTCAATGTCATACTAGTGATTTATTCGTGGATTAATCTAATCGAGAAATTGCTTTTTTTACTCAACAGAGCCATCGTTCGTTCTGGCGCACCAAAGATGTAGCATCTCTACTATAGCATTTTCTGTCAAATTAGGTATAATGATTTAGGTTCTTagataaataaaaaataaaaaagcagAGTCCAATGCATATGACAACACTATCCTCCTAGCGATCTTGCAACGCAGAATATACCCCCAAACGGGAGGTGATGTACTGATGTACACACAGGACCAACAGCAGCACGTGTAGAGAAAGCAAGGCCCGTCTTCTCTTCCGAAGCTGATGGCTGATTTTGTCCCATCTAGGATGGAATACACCTGCACCGCATCATGAGTTCATGATTCTCCTGTCTACCATCGATGTACGCACGAGTCAGTAGGCGCCCTGCATGTGGCTTTGCCCGTCTCCATGCCGCGTAGGCTGGACGGAATGCCATCACGACAGGCTTAGAGCAACTCTAATGGACGGATTCATTTCATTCGCGCATGTCCGTTTGAATTTGCGCGGACAAAAAACACTGCCCAAGACGCTGATCCGTTTTTATTTTTTGTTCGCTTTGTGTCCGCGCGGATCCATTTCAGACGTAAATTTGGGTTGCATTTGGGTTCGAGACGGACACAAAGCGGGCGCTCTTTGCGTCCTCCTCGTCCGCTGCATGCGAGGCCGGCCCACCTGGCACAGACTCACCACCTTACATCTCTCTCTCCTCCTTTTTCTCTGCCCAGCCCCCGTACACCCACGTCGGCAGCCGGCCTCGTCTCGCCTCCCCTTCCCCGTGCCCGGCCTCGCCTTGCCTCCCCCGTACCCCGACCATCGTAGCAGCCGGAGCTGGAGCGCCGCCGCCCGTCGAGTTGCGCCCGGCCTCGCTCCTCGCGCCGTGCCCGACGCAGCGCTCAAGCTCCGTCGCGCGGGTCAGCTAGCGGCTGCGTGATGACGAGCACGAGCGGAGCTGGCGCGGCGACAGGAGCACGGGCGGGCGAGCACGGCGACGCTAGCACGGCTGCGCAGAAGGCCATCGTCTCCGACTTCCTTCTCTTCCTCTCCGCCGCGTCCCGCGCGTCCCCGGCGCCTTCCGTGTCCCAGTGGTGGAGCAGCATCCACTAGCTGTACCTACGTATGGGCTGGTCCTCACGGCGCAGGACGTGGGCGTGGAGGGGTTCTGCATGAGCCGGTGCGGCCGACACGGGACCGTGGACGCCAAGTCCGGCACGGCCTACGTGTGGGCCGGCAACCCAGCGACGCAGTGCGCCGGGCAGTGCGCGTGGCCGTTCCACCAGCCCACGTACAGGTCCCAGGCGCCGCCGCTGGCCGCGCCCAACGGCGACGTGGGCATGGACGGGCTCATCATCAACGTGGCGAGCATGGTGGCTAGCGCGGCGTGCatgagcggcggcgggcgcggcgaGCTGCAGCGCGAGGCACGCGGGCGTGGCGGGCCCGGGGCCGGGGCGAGCTGCGCCACGTGCGAGCGGGCGCCGAGGACACGGCAGGGCGCGCGCGGCGAGAGCTGCAGCATAGGAGCGGCGCGGGGCGACGTGGGAGCTCGCCCACAAGGTGTTCGATTTAATGCCAACGCGGACATGGACAAAACGAGTCTGCTTTCTGTTGGGCGCACAGGCCGACCCAAATAAAAAAGCGGACACGGACACACAGACGGGTGAGTCAAACGAACGAAAAGCGGACAAAAACGGTGTCCGTTTGGGTCTCCCCGTTGGAGTTGCCTTTAGAAATGGTAGAAAATATGTAATTTTCGAAAGCCACGGGTCATCCTgtatttctttttttttcatAATAATGCCCGTACCGAACTATTTTATTGACTAGCGTACCAGCACTGCGTCCGTATCCATCACAacttttcttcttcttttattGGTTGATTTTTTTAGTTCGGCCAGGGGAAAAAGAAAATTCTTTTTGAGGGATAGGGAAAAGGCAAAAGGAAATAGAACAGAGACCAGATGGGCTTTCAACTCCAACCGGATTCAGACCGTTGGGCTCTCGAATTGGGCCCAGCCGCCCGCGTCCCCGTGCCGCGTAGACTGGAGCGGGGTTGTCTAAAAAAAAAGACTGGAGCGGGACAGAAGAGaaggcagcggtagtaccacctCGACTAGCGACGAGAATGTAATATTTTATGAAGGAGGCGTGGCTGTACAACACAACTCATATTTTTCTCCGCCTTTTGGATAAGATCAAGTGTAATACCTGTTTTTATTAGTTTAATATCTGATGATATGTAGGCCATGTGCTCACAATGATATTAAATTTATTTTTTATGAAGGAGGGTTCATCACAATGGCTTACCATTAGAACCCTCGTGTATCGTCTAGGCATTGCACTATTGCCTGGCTCGGCGCACCCCAACCAAATcaaatttcaaatttatttcaaaCTGATGATTGTTTGCTGTTTTTCATTAAACCGAATAACAACGTTATTTTGAACGCTGTGCTTAGGATTCTTTCAGtaatttttttttgagaaatgTTTCAGTAAAAGATAAAcctaagggcatgtacaatgattGATAAAATAGTTTTATCTTAGGTCTTGTATATAATTAAGAGATGATAAAAAAGATATCTACAATAGGTCATTTCTTAGCCTTATCTTTATAATTAGTTATTCCTAAAAATGTGGTGACACATATTGTGCTAAGATATCATTTCTTATCTTAttttaaataagagaagacaagccttttcttatgagttctctctcctccacctcatcatttatcctacaTGACATTCCTAGGatagcaccattgtacatgcACTAACTCACTGTCTGAAGAATATGACCCCCCAGCTGTTCATTCGGCCCATTGTCCATCGGAATGCCCGACCTAAGCCCAATAACCAGCCCATGGTCCAAAACAACAGGTTGGGTACTTGCTGGCTTTTCTGCTATGAACTGGTGGGCTTTAGCGAGCGAGGCCATTCGACTGCACGGTGGGTCGCGCATCCACGCAGCCATCGTGGTGGAAGTAACTCTCGCATCCAGTACCACTCCCCGCCTCCGCCCCCGACCATGGCAGCCTCCACGCCGCCGTCATAACTAACAGCCACCCGCCCAACCTACCCGGAAACCCAGCCGCCCCGCACTGGCCCCGCTCCGCCCCGGGATCGCGCGGATCAGATGCTATCCCTGGGCGCCCTCCGCAAGCTCTGCGCCGCCTTCGACGCCGTCGCGCTCACCATCATCGCCGCCGGCCTCTCCCACCCCCGCTGCCGCCCCTTCTCCGCGCGCGCGGGCGGGCACTCCCCTCCGCCGGACTTCCCCACCATCGCCTCCTGCCGCGCCGCGGTCGCGGCCTCCAAGCGCCGCCTCCAGGCCTCTTCGCCCCCCGCCGAGGCGCGGCCGGAAGGGCCCGCGGACGCCGAGGCGCCGGTGCTGGTCAGGATCAAGAGCGAGCGAGACCCGGTGCGGCTGTACGAGCTGTTCAAGGCCAATGCGGACAACCGCGTGCTGGTCGAGAACCGGTTCGCGTTCGAGGACGCGGTGGCGCGTCTGGCAGGTGCTCGACGGAATGACCTCGTGGAGGAGATCCTCGAGCAGCACAAGGCGCTGCCCCAGGGAAGGCGGGAGGGGTTCGTCATCAGGATCATTGGCCTGTACGGGAGGGCCCGGATGCCGGAGCACGCGCTCCGGACCTTCAGGGAGATGGAGATGTACGGGTGCGAGCGCACGGTCAAGTCGCTCAATGCCACGATGAAGGTGCTGATGCAAGCACGGCTCTTTGATGAGGCCCTGCAGCTGTTGGACGAGGCATCACCCACGTACGGGGTTGAGCTGGATGACATTTCGTATAACACAGTGGTGAAGATGGCGTGCGACATGGGGGAGCTCCATGCAGCGTACCGGGTAATGCAGGAGATGGAGAAGGAAGGAGTGCGGCCAGATGTCATCACATACACAACACTGATGGCTGCGTTCTATAAGAATGGCCACCGTGAGGTTGGGGATGGCCTGTGGAACCTCATGAGGTTGAGGGGTTGCATGCCCACGCTAACCAGTTACAATGTAAGGATTCAGTTCCTGATCAACAGGAGAAGGGGCTGGCAGGCAAATGATCTGGTGCGGAAAATGTATGCAGCGGGGATAACACCGGATGAGATCACATATAACTTGGTTATTAAGGGATTTTTTGTGATAGGTGAGCATGAGATGGCGAAGACGGTCTTTGGTGCAATGCATGGGAGGGGATGCAAGCCAAATGAAAGGATTTACCAGACAATGGTACATTACCTATGTAAGCGAAGGGAGTTTAATTTGGCATTCAGATTGTGCAAAGACAGCATGGAGAAGAACTGGTTTCCAAGTGTCGATACCATTCACAATCTGCTGAAAGGCCTTATGGTAATTAAAAAGGACAGGAATGCCCGAGAGATA belongs to Triticum urartu cultivar G1812 chromosome 7, Tu2.1, whole genome shotgun sequence and includes:
- the LOC125523089 gene encoding pentatricopeptide repeat-containing protein At1g80150, mitochondrial, producing the protein MLSLGALRKLCAAFDAVALTIIAAGLSHPRCRPFSARAGGHSPPPDFPTIASCRAAVAASKRRLQASSPPAEARPEGPADAEAPVLVRIKSERDPVRLYELFKANADNRVLVENRFAFEDAVARLAGARRNDLVEEILEQHKALPQGRREGFVIRIIGLYGRARMPEHALRTFREMEMYGCERTVKSLNATMKVLMQARLFDEALQLLDEASPTYGVELDDISYNTVVKMACDMGELHAAYRVMQEMEKEGVRPDVITYTTLMAAFYKNGHREVGDGLWNLMRLRGCMPTLTSYNVRIQFLINRRRGWQANDLVRKMYAAGITPDEITYNLVIKGFFVIGEHEMAKTVFGAMHGRGCKPNERIYQTMVHYLCKRREFNLAFRLCKDSMEKNWFPSVDTIHNLLKGLMVIKKDRNAREIMKLVAERKPSFSVDDVKAFQDILSHGKTGR